A single window of Martelella sp. NC20 DNA harbors:
- a CDS encoding TetR/AcrR family transcriptional regulator, with amino-acid sequence MSNDVPATQALDLSGNFEPRPAGEEESKRDRIVRLAGELFLERGYDSVSINDIIDVTGGSKGTIYSNFGSKEKLFEAVVEWMCGEVTVKIDIRTTGTIEEQLTRIAYSFVNIVLSTEVLKFHRLMTSIGRAFPEAGRLFYDTGPRTACGVIASWIALQQERGALRNDVDPFRLAMLFHDALIGEAMLKWLTSAVSEESRVARIDDTVRLAVDIFLNGSRPTR; translated from the coding sequence GTGTCCAATGACGTTCCCGCTACGCAAGCGCTTGATCTGAGCGGCAATTTCGAGCCGCGTCCGGCGGGCGAGGAAGAAAGCAAGCGCGACAGGATCGTGCGGCTCGCCGGAGAGCTGTTTCTCGAACGGGGCTATGATTCCGTTTCGATCAACGACATCATCGATGTTACCGGCGGCTCCAAAGGCACGATTTATTCCAACTTCGGCAGCAAGGAAAAGCTGTTCGAAGCCGTTGTGGAATGGATGTGCGGCGAGGTGACGGTTAAGATCGACATCCGCACGACCGGCACGATCGAGGAACAGCTCACCCGCATCGCCTACAGCTTCGTCAATATAGTACTCAGCACCGAAGTGCTGAAATTCCACCGGCTGATGACGTCGATCGGCCGCGCCTTCCCCGAGGCAGGGCGGCTGTTTTACGACACAGGCCCACGCACGGCCTGCGGCGTCATCGCCTCCTGGATTGCGCTGCAGCAGGAACGCGGTGCGCTGCGGAACGACGTCGACCCCTTTCGCCTCGCCATGCTTTTCCATGATGCGCTGATCGGCGAGGCCATGCTGAAATGGCTGACGTCGGCGGTGAGCGAGGAAAGCCGCGTCGCCCGGATCGACGACACTGTTCGGCTTGCCGTCGATATCTTCCTGAACGGCAGCCGGCCGACCCGCTGA
- a CDS encoding AtaL-like protein, whose translation MIEVSRRIPVNEPGQPHLTRSDVWQGLVRKANNALPFVPAMTHCEVTERIDDNTIIREIEFRGERCHEKVTLTPETNVRFDRLDGTVLGTINNDIEEDDDGLGLRFSFSLSLEGVADGSSEEIEYGKVVERDYLKAVDATLAAIRKLKNQRSALIGQYYKVVDSMDLAAFEAMHTPDARVLFANFPAAEGRAAIAGAIGHFWSTIGGLSHRIVNRWDHADETILEVAVDYTRLDGSHVVLPCVSIIRPEDDKVKELRVFIDVAPIYAKQEEAVGA comes from the coding sequence ATGATCGAAGTCAGCCGTCGTATCCCGGTCAACGAGCCGGGCCAGCCGCATCTCACCCGCTCCGATGTCTGGCAGGGACTGGTGAGGAAAGCCAACAACGCCCTGCCGTTCGTTCCCGCCATGACGCATTGCGAAGTGACCGAGCGCATCGATGACAACACGATCATCCGCGAGATCGAGTTTCGCGGTGAGCGCTGCCATGAAAAGGTGACGCTGACGCCCGAGACCAATGTCCGGTTCGACCGTCTCGACGGAACGGTGCTCGGCACCATCAACAATGATATCGAAGAAGACGATGATGGGCTCGGCCTGCGCTTCAGCTTCTCCCTCAGCCTCGAAGGTGTCGCCGACGGCAGTTCCGAGGAGATCGAATACGGCAAGGTGGTCGAGCGCGATTACCTCAAGGCCGTGGATGCCACGCTCGCCGCGATCCGCAAGTTGAAGAACCAGCGCAGCGCGCTGATCGGGCAATATTACAAGGTCGTCGATTCGATGGATCTTGCCGCCTTCGAAGCCATGCACACGCCGGACGCAAGGGTGCTGTTTGCGAACTTTCCCGCGGCAGAGGGGCGGGCGGCCATTGCCGGCGCGATCGGCCATTTCTGGTCAACGATCGGGGGGCTCAGCCACCGCATCGTCAACCGCTGGGATCATGCGGACGAGACCATCCTCGAAGTGGCGGTCGACTACACCCGGCTTGATGGCAGCCATGTCGTGCTGCCCTGCGTTTCGATCATCAGGCCGGAGGATGACAAGGTCAAGGAACTGCGCGTCTTCATCGACGTCGCGCCGATCTATGCAAAGCAGGAAGAAGCCGTCGGGGCCTGA
- a CDS encoding SDR family NAD(P)-dependent oxidoreductase → MAIADVSGKSLEALVSLAGRNYVVTGAGAGIGRAVASRLAEAGGRVMVADLNVEAAEATVAGLAGSGHLAQRIDVTDPASVAAAADAAVEKLGGIDGWANIAGVYPVIPTLDMSDGDWNRIIGINLNGTFYGAREAARRMTAAGRPGVIVNTVSTTVHKVPAPGLAAYIAAKGGVEALTRALALEFGPSDIRVLAVGPTLTRTEGTLAQKPFLEQAMGNIGDAHELYGGRLPLGRIAVADDIARVVLFAVSDLGQMMTGGALYIDGGDLVF, encoded by the coding sequence ATGGCAATCGCGGATGTCAGCGGGAAGTCGCTGGAAGCTCTGGTCTCGCTTGCGGGACGCAATTATGTGGTCACCGGTGCGGGGGCCGGTATCGGCAGGGCGGTGGCCAGTCGGCTTGCGGAGGCCGGCGGCCGGGTAATGGTGGCCGACCTCAACGTCGAGGCCGCCGAGGCGACGGTGGCCGGCCTTGCGGGTAGCGGCCACCTTGCGCAGAGGATCGATGTCACCGACCCTGCCTCGGTCGCGGCGGCGGCCGACGCGGCCGTCGAAAAGCTCGGCGGCATTGATGGCTGGGCCAATATCGCCGGTGTCTATCCCGTCATCCCGACGCTCGACATGAGCGATGGCGACTGGAACAGGATCATCGGCATCAATCTCAACGGGACGTTTTACGGCGCGCGCGAGGCGGCGCGGCGGATGACGGCGGCGGGCAGGCCGGGTGTGATCGTCAACACGGTCTCGACCACGGTGCACAAGGTGCCGGCCCCCGGTCTCGCAGCCTATATCGCCGCCAAGGGTGGTGTCGAGGCGCTGACGCGGGCGCTCGCGCTCGAATTCGGCCCCTCCGATATCCGCGTTCTGGCGGTTGGTCCGACGCTGACGCGCACGGAGGGCACACTCGCCCAGAAGCCGTTTCTGGAGCAGGCGATGGGCAATATCGGCGACGCCCACGAGCTCTACGGCGGACGGCTGCCGCTCGGCCGCATCGCGGTCGCCGATGACATCGCCCGCGTCGTTCTGTTCGCCGTGAGCGATCTCGGCCAGATGATGACCGGCGGCGCGCTTTATATCGACGGCGGCGACCTGGTGTTCTGA
- a CDS encoding TRAP transporter substrate-binding protein → MKTWTSGLAAIAIGVSAGMACADELSVATFVPPQHHTNVNVFEWFGDELAGRTDGELAVRIYPGGQLGAGPVQQYKRAVEGVADVVLGVAGYTPELFPKVMLTVPPGKAANSLELSDAFIENWDLFADEFDEVVFLGIGFPAGTSLAATKDLSTLDSWKGAKIVPYTAQMAPMIEALGAVPVQMPVTDVYTALSTGTIDGAIAAHNNMLPPWNWQEVTTHYIDNIPPQFQTVYFIMNKDRYQALPEDQRAAIDALKGKPFTDVASASFHNADQQALEKMKASGDLPFAFITVSDAERARMDAAVAEGMEQIFDEYEARGISNARQIYSDLHGAVDD, encoded by the coding sequence ATGAAGACCTGGACGAGCGGCCTTGCCGCCATTGCCATCGGCGTTTCGGCCGGCATGGCATGCGCAGACGAGCTTTCGGTGGCGACTTTCGTGCCGCCGCAGCATCACACCAATGTCAATGTTTTCGAGTGGTTTGGTGATGAACTCGCCGGGCGCACCGATGGTGAGCTTGCCGTGCGCATCTATCCCGGCGGCCAGCTTGGCGCCGGACCGGTGCAGCAATACAAGCGCGCCGTGGAGGGCGTGGCCGATGTGGTGCTCGGCGTTGCCGGCTATACGCCGGAACTGTTCCCGAAGGTCATGCTCACGGTCCCGCCCGGCAAGGCCGCGAACTCGCTTGAGCTTTCCGATGCCTTCATCGAGAACTGGGATCTTTTCGCCGACGAGTTCGACGAGGTCGTGTTCCTCGGCATCGGCTTTCCGGCCGGCACGTCGCTTGCGGCCACCAAGGACCTGTCGACGCTGGACTCATGGAAGGGCGCCAAGATTGTCCCCTATACCGCCCAGATGGCGCCGATGATCGAAGCGCTTGGGGCCGTGCCGGTGCAGATGCCGGTCACCGATGTCTATACCGCGCTTTCCACCGGCACGATCGACGGCGCGATTGCCGCCCACAACAACATGCTGCCGCCGTGGAACTGGCAGGAAGTGACGACGCATTACATCGACAATATCCCGCCGCAGTTTCAGACGGTCTATTTCATAATGAACAAGGACCGTTACCAGGCGCTGCCGGAAGATCAACGCGCCGCGATCGACGCGCTCAAGGGAAAGCCGTTCACCGACGTCGCCTCGGCAAGCTTTCACAACGCCGACCAGCAGGCGCTGGAAAAGATGAAAGCTTCCGGCGACCTGCCGTTCGCGTTCATCACCGTCTCCGATGCCGAACGGGCCAGGATGGACGCAGCCGTCGCCGAGGGCATGGAGCAGATATTTGACGAGTATGAAGCGCGCGGCATTTCCAACGCCCGCCAGATCTATTCCGATCTGCACGGTGCGGTGGACGACTGA
- a CDS encoding TRAP transporter small permease, with protein sequence MTGQETPGLLGHIDRILKWSALFVGGTALAFMTAFSTINVLVMRKALNDPVRGGEDLMTLALVVVVAIAIPFGARTGAHIEIELLEEHMSQPVARFSLAAMKLLAIALTAFLAWRLWVAGGQASRFGESSPTLMISFGPFYRALALSFSVYVLVLALEFGVLLGGGKIPKIDLLRGDGS encoded by the coding sequence ATGACAGGACAGGAAACGCCAGGCCTTCTTGGCCATATCGACCGCATACTGAAATGGTCGGCGCTTTTCGTCGGCGGAACTGCTCTTGCCTTCATGACCGCGTTCTCGACGATCAACGTTCTGGTGATGCGAAAGGCGCTGAACGATCCTGTTCGGGGCGGCGAGGACCTGATGACGCTCGCGCTGGTCGTGGTGGTGGCGATTGCGATCCCCTTCGGCGCGCGCACCGGCGCGCATATCGAAATCGAACTCCTGGAAGAGCATATGAGCCAACCTGTTGCCCGTTTCAGCCTCGCCGCCATGAAACTGCTCGCCATCGCGCTGACCGCGTTTCTGGCGTGGCGGTTGTGGGTGGCCGGCGGACAGGCAAGCCGCTTCGGAGAGTCCTCGCCAACGCTGATGATCTCGTTCGGGCCGTTCTACCGGGCATTGGCGCTGTCCTTTTCCGTCTACGTGCTGGTTCTCGCGCTTGAGTTCGGCGTTCTTCTCGGCGGTGGCAAAATTCCGAAGATCGACCTTTTGCGCGGAGACGGTTCATGA
- a CDS encoding TRAP transporter large permease — protein sequence MTLALIGILGLALMFLLMALRLPVALAMLGVGFAGTIAANAAKFLSFGMPSELAWSRAVRIAFSNLSGETFEAASSYNLLVIPMFVLMGNIAGASGMSADLFRAAYRWMGHFRGGLASATITACAGFAALSGSSLASAVTMGRVALPAMRRYRYDDGLATGAVAAGGTLGFLIPPSGGMIIYAVLTEQSIGRLFMAGVIPGILLTALFILTIMLTVLRNPAAGPAGERASWAERSRSLLSALPILLVVMVVIGGMYTGFFTPVEASSVGAFFAFAVAVLRRRLSIKAMREVILQTLSATATIFLILIGAFVFIPFMALTEIPQHLVTVLTALPIGDVGVLIVIIAAYLILGMFLDTMAMLVLTIPVVIPIALGLDWDLVWFGIIVVIALEMGMISPPVGINVFIVKSIAPDVPMGRIFRGIWSFWLAMLVMIALLVVFPEIALYLPSQVIG from the coding sequence ATGACGCTGGCGCTGATCGGCATTCTCGGCCTTGCGCTGATGTTTTTGTTGATGGCGCTCCGTTTGCCCGTCGCCCTTGCCATGCTGGGGGTCGGCTTCGCGGGTACGATCGCTGCCAATGCCGCCAAGTTTCTGTCTTTCGGCATGCCGTCGGAGCTTGCCTGGTCGCGGGCCGTGCGCATCGCCTTTTCCAATCTTTCCGGCGAGACCTTCGAGGCGGCGTCCAGCTACAATCTTCTGGTCATTCCGATGTTCGTGCTGATGGGCAATATCGCCGGCGCCTCCGGCATGTCGGCGGATCTTTTCCGTGCCGCCTATCGCTGGATGGGGCATTTCCGCGGCGGCCTTGCCTCCGCGACCATCACCGCCTGCGCAGGTTTTGCGGCGCTGTCGGGCTCTTCTCTTGCCTCCGCTGTGACGATGGGCCGTGTCGCGCTTCCGGCCATGCGCCGCTACCGCTACGACGACGGGCTTGCCACCGGCGCGGTTGCCGCGGGCGGCACGCTCGGCTTTCTGATCCCCCCCTCCGGCGGCATGATCATCTATGCGGTACTGACGGAACAGAGCATCGGACGGCTGTTCATGGCAGGGGTCATTCCCGGCATTCTTCTGACCGCGCTTTTCATTCTCACGATCATGCTGACGGTGCTGAGGAACCCCGCGGCGGGGCCGGCGGGGGAGCGGGCGAGCTGGGCTGAGCGTAGTCGTTCGCTGTTGAGCGCGCTTCCCATCCTGTTGGTCGTGATGGTGGTTATCGGCGGCATGTATACCGGCTTTTTCACGCCGGTGGAGGCCTCGTCCGTCGGCGCGTTTTTTGCCTTCGCCGTCGCCGTTTTGCGGCGGCGCCTCAGCATCAAGGCAATGCGGGAGGTGATCCTTCAGACCTTGTCCGCGACAGCGACGATCTTCCTCATCCTGATAGGGGCTTTCGTTTTCATCCCGTTCATGGCGCTCACGGAAATTCCCCAGCATCTTGTTACCGTCCTGACGGCGCTGCCGATCGGCGATGTCGGCGTATTGATCGTGATCATCGCGGCCTATCTGATACTCGGCATGTTCCTCGACACGATGGCCATGCTGGTTTTGACGATTCCGGTGGTAATACCGATTGCACTGGGCCTTGACTGGGATCTCGTCTGGTTCGGTATCATCGTGGTCATCGCCCTCGAAATGGGGATGATCTCGCCGCCGGTCGGCATCAACGTCTTCATCGTGAAATCGATAGCGCCGGATGTGCCCATGGGCCGGATTTTCCGGGGCATCTGGTCCTTCTGGCTGGCCATGCTGGTTATGATCGCCCTGCTGGTCGTCTTTCCCGAAATCGCCCTTTATCTCCCAAGTCAGGTGATTGGATGA
- a CDS encoding TAXI family TRAP transporter solute-binding subunit, which translates to MKLTLYSPAPPMTRLHELNLAFGALLAEAGFENEVVALALPDAINRPAAMSAEERRFRLPIVTVADFLPAINATGPDWHGYDRPCPDLKLAASLYDVAFGITAASALIEWPEDLAGKRIFAPPRPSSVRLLTELLVEKGYGLSASAELFDSTPLDIGPAIGRGALKATSWNITTLENGKAEPMLRIMNARFLAVDEEARGRINDGLHFEIGGCSVSGVPLLAFRQGIAVWDDTPDDIAAAIVDVLSGQNEGPFFSKYEDLSAWPGLRDEHRHRALLAVRDGFR; encoded by the coding sequence ATGAAACTGACCCTTTACTCACCCGCCCCGCCGATGACCCGGCTGCACGAGTTGAACCTCGCATTCGGTGCGCTGCTGGCAGAGGCCGGTTTCGAAAACGAGGTGGTTGCACTCGCGCTTCCCGATGCGATCAATCGCCCCGCAGCGATGTCTGCTGAGGAAAGACGCTTCCGGTTGCCGATTGTCACGGTTGCCGATTTTCTGCCCGCCATCAACGCGACCGGGCCGGACTGGCATGGTTATGATCGCCCTTGCCCCGATCTGAAGCTTGCCGCGAGCCTTTATGACGTCGCATTCGGGATTACCGCCGCCAGCGCGCTGATCGAATGGCCGGAAGATCTTGCCGGCAAACGAATATTCGCGCCGCCGCGTCCGTCTTCTGTGCGTCTTCTGACGGAGCTTCTGGTGGAAAAGGGCTATGGGCTTTCAGCCAGCGCGGAGCTTTTCGATTCGACGCCGCTCGATATCGGACCGGCGATCGGGCGCGGCGCGCTGAAGGCGACAAGCTGGAATATCACGACGCTCGAAAACGGCAAGGCTGAGCCGATGCTCAGGATCATGAATGCGCGTTTCCTGGCCGTCGATGAGGAGGCGCGAGGCCGTATCAATGATGGTTTGCATTTCGAAATCGGTGGTTGTTCGGTTTCGGGTGTGCCGCTTCTTGCCTTTCGTCAGGGCATCGCCGTTTGGGACGATACCCCCGATGACATCGCTGCCGCCATCGTGGATGTTCTGAGCGGTCAAAATGAAGGTCCGTTCTTTTCGAAATACGAAGACCTCTCCGCATGGCCCGGACTGCGGGATGAACACCGCCACCGGGCCTTGCTCGCCGTCCGGGACGGTTTCCGATAG
- a CDS encoding class II aldolase/adducin family protein → MTAVSEPSDERRVRMAARALGRHGLVHAYGHCSARLDESHFLVCAPVPMGQMPREATGSVVPIDGPLPDGVLGEVRIHREIYRRRSDVGGVVRSMPPNLMALSTLRLTPKMRHGFGSYFYPGIPLWDDPQLIRDDDAAAALAELMGDGRGVMMRGNGLVTAGESLEEAVVLTWYGEDAARVELAVLAAGDAGNPAFFTQEEATRRATWSGRILERMWDHLTYGDPEA, encoded by the coding sequence ATGACGGCAGTTTCCGAGCCATCGGACGAACGGCGTGTACGCATGGCCGCGCGCGCCCTTGGCCGGCATGGCCTTGTCCATGCCTATGGCCATTGCAGCGCGCGGCTGGACGAAAGCCATTTCCTGGTCTGCGCCCCGGTTCCGATGGGGCAGATGCCGCGCGAGGCGACCGGCTCGGTCGTGCCGATCGACGGCCCACTGCCCGATGGCGTGCTGGGCGAGGTCCGTATCCACCGGGAGATATATCGACGCCGGTCCGACGTCGGCGGGGTGGTGCGCTCGATGCCGCCGAACCTGATGGCGCTTTCGACGCTGCGGCTGACGCCGAAGATGCGCCACGGCTTTGGCAGTTATTTCTACCCCGGCATCCCGCTCTGGGACGATCCACAACTGATCCGGGACGATGATGCCGCCGCGGCGCTTGCCGAACTGATGGGTGACGGTCGCGGCGTGATGATGCGCGGCAACGGCCTGGTGACGGCGGGCGAAAGCCTCGAGGAGGCGGTGGTGCTGACGTGGTATGGCGAGGATGCCGCCCGCGTCGAGCTTGCCGTGCTTGCAGCCGGAGACGCCGGCAACCCGGCCTTCTTCACGCAAGAGGAGGCAACCCGCCGCGCCACCTGGTCGGGCCGCATCCTGGAGCGGATGTGGGACCACCTGACTTACGGCGACCCGGAGGCCTGA
- a CDS encoding VOC family protein, whose amino-acid sequence MINLQDVSYVRMGTRDIEGAEFFARDYLGLEVEDRHKGSVYFKSDQRAHTLCYFEGDPADQAVGFVVGSEADLDQAAASLEALQTPVHIGTTEEATLRKVKSFIRFRDPTGNTIELVVRPEHSGRRYHGTRDAGITGFSHVGLCTTNAARDEKFWTEVCNARVSDRIGDAPLLRIDEVHHTIALFPTNRAGIQHINHQVETADDIQRSYNFLRERDVKMVFGPGRHPTSTAKFLYFEGPDGMVFEYSSGVQEIADELLWRERQFPAEPKGFCSWGAEPDIKEFKN is encoded by the coding sequence ATGATCAATCTTCAGGACGTCAGTTACGTGCGCATGGGCACCCGCGACATCGAGGGCGCGGAATTCTTCGCCCGGGATTACCTCGGCCTCGAGGTCGAGGACCGGCACAAGGGGTCGGTCTATTTCAAGTCGGACCAGCGCGCCCACACCCTCTGCTATTTCGAGGGCGATCCGGCCGATCAGGCGGTCGGCTTCGTTGTCGGCTCCGAGGCTGATCTCGACCAGGCCGCCGCCTCGCTCGAGGCGCTTCAGACCCCGGTCCATATCGGCACCACGGAAGAAGCCACGTTGCGCAAGGTGAAAAGCTTCATCCGCTTCAGGGACCCGACCGGCAACACGATCGAGCTGGTGGTACGCCCCGAACATTCCGGCCGGCGCTATCATGGCACCCGCGACGCCGGCATCACTGGCTTTTCCCATGTCGGGCTCTGCACCACCAACGCCGCGCGCGACGAGAAATTCTGGACGGAGGTCTGCAATGCGCGGGTTTCCGACCGGATCGGCGATGCACCGCTTCTGAGGATCGACGAGGTGCATCATACGATCGCGCTGTTTCCGACGAACCGCGCCGGCATCCAGCACATCAACCACCAGGTCGAGACCGCCGACGACATCCAGCGCTCCTACAATTTCCTGCGGGAGCGCGATGTCAAGATGGTGTTCGGGCCCGGACGGCACCCGACGTCCACCGCCAAATTTCTCTATTTCGAGGGACCCGATGGCATGGTGTTCGAATATTCCTCCGGCGTGCAGGAAATCGCCGACGAGCTTTTATGGCGCGAACGCCAGTTCCCCGCCGAGCCGAAAGGGTTCTGCAGCTGGGGCGCGGAACCGGACATCAAGGAATTCAAGAACTGA
- a CDS encoding VOC family protein, translating into MTTIEKLRYVRLGVENPSVAGHFATRILGLQRIDAPEGLQMFRSDNRDHTLALFQKEGGPGDQTLAMEVRNTDGLDAVCQKLAAAGHQVERGSAEECAARRCRGLAWFTLRDAVRIELVVRAQDSGWRYFGSRDAGITEFFGVAFASTNVEADTALWTAIFGGKVADYVGDAVYIALDDEHHRIAIHPSNRDAILEVQFMVEGLQQLMQNNYFMQSAQVAIVSGPGRRPASGELFLTFKGPDGVLFGFVAEGDRHPFREDRVPRQFPHANESFCAWGSHSTVPEYSAGV; encoded by the coding sequence GTGACGACAATCGAAAAACTCCGCTATGTCCGGCTCGGCGTCGAAAACCCCTCGGTCGCCGGCCATTTCGCCACCCGTATTCTCGGGCTGCAGCGGATCGATGCGCCGGAGGGGCTGCAGATGTTCCGCTCCGACAATCGCGACCACACGCTTGCCCTCTTTCAGAAGGAAGGCGGACCGGGGGACCAGACGCTCGCAATGGAGGTCAGGAACACCGATGGGCTGGACGCGGTCTGCCAGAAGCTTGCCGCGGCCGGCCATCAGGTCGAGCGCGGCAGCGCGGAGGAATGCGCGGCCCGGCGCTGCCGGGGGCTGGCGTGGTTCACGCTCCGCGACGCGGTGCGCATCGAACTCGTCGTACGCGCGCAGGACAGCGGCTGGCGCTATTTCGGCAGCCGCGATGCCGGCATCACCGAGTTCTTCGGAGTCGCCTTCGCCTCCACCAATGTCGAGGCCGACACGGCGCTGTGGACGGCGATCTTCGGCGGCAAGGTGGCAGATTATGTCGGCGACGCGGTCTATATCGCGCTCGATGACGAGCATCACCGCATCGCCATCCATCCCTCGAACCGCGACGCGATCCTCGAGGTCCAATTCATGGTCGAGGGCCTGCAACAGCTGATGCAGAACAATTATTTCATGCAGTCGGCGCAGGTGGCGATCGTTTCCGGCCCCGGCCGGCGACCCGCCTCGGGCGAGTTGTTCCTGACCTTCAAGGGGCCGGACGGCGTGCTGTTCGGCTTCGTCGCGGAAGGCGACCGTCATCCCTTCCGCGAAGACCGAGTGCCCCGGCAGTTTCCGCATGCAAACGAGAGCTTCTGCGCCTGGGGCAGCCATTCGACCGTGCCGGAATATTCCGCCGGCGTGTGA
- a CDS encoding 2-hydroxymuconic semialdehyde dehydrogenase encodes MNVLSHPRITSFIGGQPVSPGGRDAFENIDPATGEVVSTVEVATAEDVDHAVSAARAALSGPWGKLTLDQRARALHAIADGIEARFDDFLRAEMLDTGKPVNLASHLDIPRGAANFRAFAETLKHAPGEFFPMVAPDGGDALNYTLRGPRGVIGVICPWNLPFLLMTWKVAPALACGNTVVVKPSEETPSTAALLGEVMREAGIPDGVYNVVQGFGPGSAGQYLTEHQGIDGITFTGETRTGEAIMRAAAKGVRPVSFELGGKNAGIVFADCDMEKALEQTARAVFMNAGQVCLQTERLYVERPIFDAFVEGLAERARALKPGDPFDKATSFGPVISAEHKDKITGYYDVAARHGANVVTGGGLYAMDGRLAGGNWVEPTIWTGLDDADTVLREEIFGPCVHIAPFDDEDEAITRANDSEFGLASMLWTQDLSRAHRVGARLQSGITWVNCWFLRDLRTAFGGMKHSGIGREGGVHGLEFYTELRNICIKL; translated from the coding sequence ATGAATGTCCTGAGCCATCCACGGATCACGAGCTTTATCGGCGGACAGCCGGTATCCCCCGGCGGACGGGATGCGTTCGAGAACATCGATCCGGCAACGGGCGAGGTGGTCTCTACGGTCGAAGTCGCCACTGCCGAGGATGTCGACCACGCCGTTTCCGCCGCGCGCGCGGCGCTTTCCGGCCCCTGGGGCAAATTGACGCTCGACCAACGCGCACGGGCGCTTCATGCCATCGCCGACGGCATCGAGGCCCGGTTCGACGACTTCCTGAGGGCGGAGATGCTCGACACCGGCAAGCCGGTGAACCTCGCCTCCCATCTCGACATTCCACGGGGAGCGGCCAATTTCCGCGCCTTCGCCGAGACGCTGAAGCATGCGCCGGGCGAATTCTTTCCGATGGTGGCGCCCGATGGCGGCGATGCGCTGAACTACACGCTGCGCGGTCCGCGCGGCGTCATCGGCGTCATCTGCCCGTGGAACCTGCCCTTCCTGCTGATGACGTGGAAGGTCGCGCCGGCGCTTGCCTGCGGCAACACCGTCGTCGTCAAGCCGTCGGAGGAAACGCCCTCGACCGCCGCCCTTCTCGGCGAGGTGATGCGCGAAGCGGGCATTCCGGATGGCGTCTACAATGTGGTGCAGGGCTTCGGACCGGGTTCGGCCGGCCAGTATCTCACCGAACACCAGGGCATCGACGGCATCACCTTCACCGGCGAGACCCGCACCGGCGAGGCGATCATGCGCGCAGCCGCCAAGGGCGTGCGTCCGGTCTCCTTCGAACTCGGCGGCAAGAATGCCGGGATCGTGTTTGCCGACTGCGACATGGAGAAGGCGCTGGAACAGACGGCCCGCGCGGTGTTCATGAATGCCGGTCAGGTCTGCCTGCAGACAGAACGGCTCTATGTAGAGCGCCCGATCTTCGATGCCTTTGTCGAAGGGCTGGCGGAACGGGCCCGCGCGCTGAAACCCGGCGATCCCTTCGACAAGGCCACCAGCTTCGGTCCGGTGATTTCCGCCGAGCACAAGGACAAGATCACCGGCTATTACGATGTCGCAGCCCGGCATGGGGCGAACGTGGTCACGGGCGGCGGGCTCTACGCGATGGACGGCCGGCTTGCCGGCGGCAACTGGGTGGAACCGACGATCTGGACCGGTCTCGACGATGCCGACACGGTGCTGCGCGAGGAAATCTTCGGCCCCTGCGTCCACATTGCCCCCTTCGATGACGAGGACGAGGCGATCACGCGCGCCAATGACAGCGAATTCGGGCTCGCCTCGATGCTCTGGACGCAGGACCTCAGCCGCGCCCACCGCGTCGGCGCAAGGCTGCAGTCGGGCATCACCTGGGTGAATTGCTGGTTCCTGCGCGACCTTCGTACCGCCTTCGGCGGCATGAAGCACTCCGGGATCGGCCGCGAGGGCGGGGTTCACGGGCTCGAATTCTATACCGAGCTTCGAAATATTTGCATCAAACTGTAA